A single Nostoc sp. PCC 7107 DNA region contains:
- a CDS encoding ATP-binding protein yields MSIVSLRKILNKKEMPSLLQSLASQINSAIDIELVDGTQLISIGEQTSKNRYPIEVSGENIGWVVGEEQTNTVATLLSLLAKQEAEKKELAKELLERYQEIDLFQDISTQLTTSLDTRQIAQLVLQEMSQLIASSAGVLMLLSPDATTLEIIAEFGNFFDHHPIASAKGIIGDIVQSGRAELVNDVQADPRLWGKKNVNALICVPLRAKERILGAIAIGTNKIDAYKAEHLKLVSIFASQTAVAIEKAVLYEQSIQATAQAKAQTERLQQALQDLQLAQTQLIQSEKMSSLGQLIAGVAHEINNPVNFICGNLRCVSEYAQDLLHLLLEYQKCFPVAPPELESELDNIDLEFIIQDLPKLLDSMKLGSDRIVEIVKSLKNFSRHDEAQTTAINIHDGIDGTLMILRHRLKAATHHPEIAIIKDYAKLPLIECYPGQLNQVFMNILANAIDALEESFVSNESPIINNIGQMTLPTITIRTQNLDNQWVIIRIADNGPGMPEEIVKRIYDPFFTTKEIGKGTGLGMAISHQIIVDRHRGLLKCRSQPGQGTEFWIQIPVNFAVENPEVSEDSINSVSSSAIASSANISDAEGFISSTSYMLNSTELLIRHSHLIRRLSQQSPDIDAASPSQIYLMFQRHPILLKLYSTLLSWFCCPNPTQIHR; encoded by the coding sequence ATGTCCATAGTTAGTCTGAGAAAAATTCTCAACAAAAAAGAGATGCCGTCTCTACTTCAGAGCTTAGCCAGCCAAATCAACAGCGCCATTGATATTGAACTGGTAGACGGCACACAACTAATCAGTATTGGAGAACAAACTAGCAAAAACCGCTATCCCATTGAGGTATCAGGAGAAAACATCGGTTGGGTAGTTGGGGAAGAACAGACAAACACGGTCGCTACCTTGCTCTCGTTGCTGGCAAAACAAGAAGCCGAAAAAAAAGAACTAGCGAAAGAATTACTAGAGCGATATCAGGAAATTGATTTGTTTCAAGATATCTCGACTCAACTGACGACGAGTTTGGATACGCGCCAAATTGCCCAACTTGTGCTTCAGGAGATGAGTCAATTAATTGCATCATCTGCGGGAGTGCTGATGCTTCTGAGTCCTGATGCAACTACCTTGGAAATTATTGCTGAGTTTGGCAATTTTTTTGACCACCATCCAATAGCATCAGCTAAAGGCATTATTGGCGACATTGTGCAATCTGGTCGTGCAGAACTCGTCAATGATGTACAAGCAGATCCGCGATTATGGGGGAAAAAAAACGTTAATGCGCTGATTTGTGTACCCTTACGAGCCAAAGAACGGATACTAGGAGCGATCGCTATTGGCACAAACAAAATTGACGCATATAAAGCCGAGCATCTCAAACTTGTGAGTATTTTTGCCTCCCAAACCGCAGTAGCCATTGAAAAAGCTGTGCTTTATGAGCAAAGCATTCAAGCAACCGCCCAGGCTAAAGCCCAGACAGAAAGACTCCAACAGGCTCTGCAAGATTTGCAACTAGCGCAAACTCAATTAATCCAAAGCGAAAAAATGTCCAGTTTGGGACAACTCATCGCCGGAGTTGCCCATGAAATCAACAATCCAGTTAACTTTATTTGCGGCAACTTGCGGTGTGTTTCCGAGTATGCACAAGACTTACTGCATCTGCTGTTAGAGTATCAGAAATGCTTTCCTGTAGCTCCTCCAGAACTGGAATCAGAATTAGACAACATCGATTTGGAATTTATTATTCAGGATTTGCCCAAACTACTAGATTCGATGAAACTAGGGAGCGATCGCATCGTCGAAATTGTCAAATCCCTGAAAAACTTCTCTCGTCATGATGAAGCCCAAACGACAGCCATCAACATCCACGATGGAATTGACGGAACACTGATGATTTTGCGCCATCGCCTCAAAGCGGCTACCCATCACCCAGAAATTGCCATTATTAAAGACTATGCCAAACTTCCCCTAATTGAGTGCTATCCCGGACAGTTAAACCAGGTGTTTATGAACATTCTGGCCAATGCCATTGATGCTTTAGAAGAGTCATTTGTCTCAAACGAATCACCAATAATAAATAACATAGGACAAATGACACTCCCGACCATTACCATTCGCACCCAAAACCTAGACAATCAGTGGGTGATCATTCGCATCGCCGACAACGGCCCAGGAATGCCGGAAGAAATTGTAAAACGTATCTATGATCCATTTTTCACGACAAAAGAGATTGGTAAGGGAACTGGCTTGGGTATGGCTATCAGTCACCAAATTATTGTGGATAGACACCGAGGACTTCTCAAGTGTCGTTCTCAACCAGGTCAAGGCACAGAATTCTGGATTCAGATTCCGGTGAATTTTGCAGTAGAAAACCCTGAAGTAAGCGAGGATAGCATAAATTCTGTCTCTAGTAGCGCGATCGCCTCATCAGCCAATATATCGGATGCAGAAGGCTTCATTTCCTCCACCAGTTATATGCTCAACTCAACTGAACTGCTAATCCGCCATAGTCACCTGATTCGGCGACTTTCACAGCAGAGTCCAGATATTGACGCAGCTTCACCGAGCCAAATTTATCTTATGTTTCAACGTCATCCAATTTTATTAAAGCTTTACTCCACCTTGTTGTCCTGGTTTTGTTGTCCTAACCCTACCCAAATCCACCGTTAA